A window from Megalops cyprinoides isolate fMegCyp1 chromosome 8, fMegCyp1.pri, whole genome shotgun sequence encodes these proteins:
- the duox gene encoding LOW QUALITY PROTEIN: dual oxidase 2 (The sequence of the model RefSeq protein was modified relative to this genomic sequence to represent the inferred CDS: substituted 1 base at 1 genomic stop codon), with product MDLLCLSSITWEVQRFDGWYNNLAFHSRGTAGSPLMRLLPARYSDGVYQPLGEPLLPNPRELSNTAMRGSSGFPSSRNQTVLSVFFGYHVVFEIVDSRRPGCPPEFMHIPVPKGDPVFDPNKTGKILLPFQRSQWDKDTSQSTNNPRTQVNHVTAWIDGSSIYGSSSSWCDALRSFSGGRLATGPDQDFPRKSDSLYFMWNSVNPSTGEYGRGGLYEFGHAWGNENVFTVAEGIIWFRYHNHLASQLEKQHPSWSDEELFQNARKRVIATFQNIVFYEWLPGYLGIKTVPSYPGYQKHVDPGISPEFQSAAIRFSTTMVPPGVYMRNSTCHYRNIINIHGSTSPAMRVCNSFWNRQNPNLRMGQDVDDLIMGMASQIAEREDNIIVEDLMDYMYGPLRFSRSDLVALTIQRGRDTGLPSYNQARAAFNLEPVSSWDEINPELNSPQLFQDLAALYGNDISKLELFPGGLLESWGSPGPVFSAIILDQFERIRNGDRFWFENRQNGLFTVEEIETIRNTTFHDVIIAVTSAEPGDIQKNVFFWKDGDPCPQPQQIDAGALCSCTNATTLNYFDGSQAGFGITVVALFMLPPVSCLLAYLVAYFRKSKFKRFQKKRRAVDSTEEPAVGITADEWQGPDKTLCPVRLDLDSEKRLVILDSSGTKLRSLNLIGQSHLHIFVSNNKQSRVLLLKVPKEYDLVLFFEDESKRSEFLGHLHSEVTCKVPDVIMRELREQELLKEAVTKEQRGQIVETFFRLAFARILEIERCDAGDLSGVSSRKTRETLQCELSRAELAEALGLKPDSLFVDSMFTLADKDGNGYLSFQEFLDVIVIFMKGSPEEKSKLLFSMHDISGDGFLSKEEFSRLLRSFIEISSSCLSKSQAEKAIEAMLEAAGFNDKEHITWEDFHLLLRDHENELQFAQLNVKGMEMQGRRRLDRSQRVSFITIEKXVLPKIPNKNDLNDSGQDLRRRLGKKPGLCNSRVYVKARRERYDRNPIQQRIQQFKRFVENYRRHIVCAAIICGISAGVALERCYYYGLQAESSGIPETTSVGIMVSRGSAAAISFLFPYMLLTVCRNLITLGRETFLNRYIPFDAAIDFHRWMAMAAIILTVIHCLGHAVNVYIFSVSDLSILACLFPKVFFNDGYELPQKWSWWFFETVPGMTGVLLLLVLATMYVFASHYFRRISFRGFWVTHYLYVLVYTLTVIHGSFALLQEPRFYIYLIPPAILFLFDKLISLSRKKVEIPVVKAELLPSGVTYLQFKRPQGFVYRSGQWVRVACLALGTDEYHSFTLTSAPHEKTLSLHIRAVGPWTSQLRECYKPEALREQGAYPKLYLDGPFGEGHQEWKNFEVSVLVGGGIGVTPFASILKDLVFKSSVNFRIQCKKVYFIWVTRTQKQFEWVSDIIREVEEMDAQELVSVHIYITQLAEKFDLRTTMLYVCERHFQKVWNRSLFTGLRSITHFGRPPFPSFLNSLQGVHPEVSKIGVFSCGPPGLTKNVEKACQQMNRCDQTRFIHHYENF from the exons ATGGATTTAC TTTGTCTGTCCAGCATCACTTGGGAAGTTCAGCGCTTCGATGGTTGGTACAACAATTTAGCCTTTCACAGTCGAGGGACTGCAG GGTCGCCGCTAATGCGCCTCCTGCCAGCGCGGTATTCTGATGGGGTGTATCAGCCACTTGGGGAGCCTCTGCTGCCTAACCCGCGCGAACTCAGCAATACTGCGATGCGTGGTTCGTCCGGTTTTCCCTCCTCCCGGAACCAGACAGTCCTTTCTGTCTTCTTTG GTTACCACGTTGTGTTTGAGATTGTGGATTCAAGACGTCCTGGCTGTCCGCCAGAATTCATGCACATTCCAGTCCCAAAGGGCGATCCTGTTTTTGACCCcaacaaaacaggcaaaatcCTGCTCCCATTTCAGCGTAGTCAGTGGGACAAGGATACCAGCCAGAGTACCAACAACCCCCGTACACAG GTGAACCATGTGACTGCCTGGATAGATGGGAGCTCCATCTATGGTTCCTCCAGCTCATGGTGCGATGCCCTGCGGAGCTTCTCTGGGGGCCGCCTGGCCACAGGGCCAGACCAGGACTTCCCTAGGAAGAGTGACAGCCTCTACTTCATGTGGAACTCTGTCAACCCTTCAACGGGAGAGTACGGGCGCGGTGGACTCTATG aatTTGGGCATGCCTGGGGCAATGAGAACGTGTTCACAGTGGCAGAGGGGATTATATGGTTCAGGTACCACAATCACCTCGCCTCCCAGCTGGAAAAGCAACACCCATCGTGGTCAGATGAAGAACTGTTTCAGAATGCCAGGAAAAGGGTCATTGCCACGTTCCAG AATATTGTGTTCTATGAATGGCTTCCGGGGTACCTTGGAATTAAGACCGTGCCTTCCTACCCAG GCTACCAGAAGCATGTGGATCCTGGTATCTCTCCTGAATTTCAGTCTGCTGCCATACGTTTCAGTACTACCATGGTTCCCCCTGGCGTTTACATGAG aaacagcacctgCCACTATCGGAACATTATCAACATCCACGGGAGCACATCCCCAGCGATGCGTGTGTGCAACAGCTTCTGGAACAGACAG AACCCAAACCTGCGGATGGGCCAGGATGTTGATGACCTCATTATGGGCATGGCTTCGCAgattgcagagagagaagacaaCATCATTGTGGAGGATTTAATGG ATTATATGTACGGGCCCTTAAGGTTTTCCCGCTCAGACCTGGTGGCTCTGACCATCCAGAGGGGCAGGGACACTGGCCTGCCCAGCTACAACCAGGCAAGGGCAGCCTTCAACCTTGAGCCAGTTAGCAGCTGGGATGAGATCAATCCTGAGTTGAACAGTCCACAG TTATTCCAAGACCTGGCAGCACTCTATGGCAATGACATCTCCAAACTGGAGTTGTTCCCAGGAGGACTTCTGGAATCTTGGGGAAGCCCAGGGCCAGTTTTCTCCGCCATCATCCTTGACCAGTTTGAGCGCATTCGAAATGGAGACCGCTTCTGGTTCGAAAACAGACAGAATgg TTTGTTCACTGTCGAGGAGATTGAAACCATTCGCAACACTACCTTCCATGATGTAATAATAGCTGTCACAAGTGCAGAACCCGGGGACATCCAgaagaatgtgtttttctggAAAGATG GTGACCCCTGTCCCCAGCCACAGCAGATAGATGCTGGGGCACTCTGTTCCTGCACCAACGCCACCACCCTCAACTACTTTGATGGCAGCCAAGCTGGATTTGGTATCACTGTAGTCGCCTTGTTCATGCTCCCTCCAG TGAGCTGTCTCCTGGCTTACCTGGTGGCCTATTTCCGCAAGTCCAAGTTTAAGAGGTTTCAGAAGAAGCGGCGTGCTGTggacagcacagaggagccGGCCGTGGGAATCACAG CCGATGAGTGGCAGGGCCCTGACAAGACACTATGTCCAGTGAGGCTGGATCTGGACTCAGAGAAGAGGCTGGTGATACTGGACAGCAGTGGCACCAAGCTCCGATCCCTCAACCTGATCGGCCAGAGCCACCTGCACATCTTCGTGTCCAACAATAAACAAAGCCGTGTCCTGCTGCTCAAAGTCCCTAAAGAGTATGACCTG GTGCTGTTTTTTGAGGATGAGAGCAAGCGCTCCGAATTTTTGGGTCACCTGCACTCTGAGGTGACCTGCAAGGTCCCGGACGTGATCATGAGGGAGCTGAGGgagcaggagctgctgaaggaggccGTGACCAAAGAGCAGAGGGGACAGATTGTAGAGACCTTCTTCAGACTTGCCTTTGCTCGG ATCCTGGAGATTGAGAGGTGTGATGCGGGAGACTTGAGCGGCGTGTCCTCCAGGAAGACCAGGGAGACGCTGCAGTGCGAGCTCAGCAGAGCGGAGCTGGCTGAGGCCCTGGGACTCAAACCTGACTCACTTTTTGTGGACTCCATGTTCACTCTGGCTGACAAAGACGGCAATGGCTACCTCTCCTTCCAGGAGTTCCTGGATGTTATTGTAATCTTCATGAAAG GTTCTCCAGAGGAGAAGTCAAAACTTCTGTTTTCCATGCATGATATAAGTGGTGATGGGTTCCTGTCAAAAGAGGAGTTTTCAAGGTTACTGAG GTCCTTCATCGAAATCTCCAGCAGCTGCCTCTCAAAGAGCCAGGCTGAGAAGGCCATCGAGGCCATGCTAGAAGCAGCAGGGTTCAATGACAAGGAGCACATCACCTGGGAGGacttccacctcctcctgcgTGACCATGAGAATGAGCTGCAGTTCGCACAGCTCAACGTTAAAG GCATGGAGATGCAGGGTAGGCGCAGACTGGACCGGAGCCAGCGCGTGTCCTTCATCACTATAGAAAAGTGAGTCCTACCAAAGATACCAAATA AGAATGATTTGAACGACAGTGGACAGGATCTGCGCAGAAGACTGGGAAAAAA GCCAGGGCTCTGCAATTCTCGCGTTTACGTCAAGGCGAGGAGGGAGAGATACGACAGGAATCCAATCCAGCAGAGGATCCAGCAGTTCAAGCGCTTTGTGGAGAACTATCGCCGCCACATCGTGTGTGCCGCCATCATCTGCGGCATTTCTGCAGGAGTGGCTTTGGAGAGATGCTATT ACTACGGTTTGCAGGCGGAGTCCAGCGGCATCCCTGAAACCACGTCGGTGGGCATCATGGTGTCGCGGGGCTCAGCTGCCGCCATCTCCTTCCTGTTCCCCTACATGCTGCTCACCGTCTGCCGCAACCTCATCACCCTGGGTCGAGAGACCTTCCTCAACCGCTACATCCCCTTTGATGCCGCCATCGACTTCCACCGATGGATGGCCATGGCCGCCATCATCCTCACAG TCATCCACTGTTTGGGTCATGCGGTCAATGTCTACATCTTCTCTGTCAGCGACCTCAGCATCCTTGCCTGTTTGTTCCCCAAAGTCTTTTTCAATGATGG GTATGAACTTCCCCAGAAGTGGTCCTGGTGGTTTTTTGAGACAGTTCCAG GCATGACCGGGGTTCTCCTGCTCCTCGTCCTGGCCACCATGTATGTCTTTGCCTCGCATTACTTCCGCCGCATCAGTTTCCGTGGTTTCTGGGTCACACATTACCTCTACGTCCTGGTCTACACTCTG ACTGTGATCCACGGCAGCTTCGCACTGCTCCAGGAGCCCCGATTCTACATATACCTGATTCCCCCTGCCATTCTCTTCCTGTTCGACAAGCTTATTAGCCTCAGCAGGAAGAAGGTGGAGATCCCAGTGGTGAAAGCTGAACTTCTGCCCTCAG GTGTGACCTACCTGCAGTTTAAGCGTCCTCAGGGCTTTGTGTACCGGTCGGGGCAGTGGGTGCGCGTGGCATGCCTGGCTCTCGGCACTGATGAGTACCACTCCTTCACGCTGACCTCCGCTCCCCACGAGAAGACGCTAAGCCTGCACATTCGGGCGGTGGGGCCCTGGACCAGCCAGCTGCGGGAGTGCTATAAGCCTGAGGCCTTGAGAGAGCAGGGGGCATACCCAAAG CTGTATCTGGACGGGCCTTTTGGGGAGGGGCACCAGGAGTGGAAGAACTTTGAAGTGTCTGTTCTGGTGGGTGGTGGGATAGGGGTCACTCCGTTTGCCTCCATCCTGAAGGACCTGGTGTTCAAGTCCTCAGTCAACTTCAGGATTCAGTGCAAGAAA GTGTACTTCATCTGGGTGACTCGGACACAGAAGCAGTTTGAGTGGGTTTCTGACATCATCAGGGAAGTGGAAGAGATGGACGCCCAGGAGCTGGTCTCTGTCCACATCTACATCACTCAGCTGGCTGAAAAGTTTGACCTGCGGACCACAATGCTG tatgtgtgtgagcggcACTTTCAGAAGGTGTGGAACCGGAGCCTGTTCACCGGCCTGCGCTCCATCACCCACTTTGGCCGCCCCCCTTTTCCATCCTTCCTCAACTCCCTGCAGGGTGTACACCCTGAG GTGAGCAAAATTGGGGTGTTCAGCTGCGGTCCCCCTGGCCTTACCAAAAATGTGGAGAAAGCCTGTCAGCAGATGAATAGGTGTGACCAGACCCGTTTCATCCACCACTATGAGAATTTCTAA
- the LOC118782268 gene encoding dual oxidase maturation factor 1-like, which yields MTFYNKIFPFYPQQRTPFIFDLELLTVILVFLVFAGIFLLILPGIRGKSRLFWMFRVIISLFIGAVIVAVNFSGDWAAASVKANTTYKSFSNAFVSAEVGLHVGLSGINVTLKGNPVRQLNETIDYNEMFKWTDSLDEDYAEALERGLPSPILYVAEKFTMNSPCGLYYQYRYSGRYASATMWTAFCCWLVANILFCMPVILYAGYMMLVTGAFMFLSLASFSTIYNLPSCIFTLGTASFQIGYSGSFWLVLATGFLCGLIGILVVILDCLFPKKMKEVFSVGVDDDDDDEETCLGKGYLNTNFLEGVTSLAPVNVSFVVSLNHVRHN from the exons ATGACGTTCTACAACAAAATTTTCCCATTCTATCCCCAACAACGAACCCCCTTCATCTTCGACCTCGAACTGCTCACTGTCATCTTGGTCTTCTTAGTATTCGCTGGAatttttcttcttattcttccAGGAATACGTGGCAAGTCG CGGCTGTTCTGGATGTTCAGAGTAATTATCAGTTTATTCATTGGCGCGGTCATAGTGG CTGTCAACTTCTCTGGAGACTGGGCTGCCGCCAGCGTGAAGGCGAACACCACCTATAAGTCCTTCAGCAATGCTTTTGTGAGCGCTGAGGTTGGCCTGCACGTGGGACTTTCTGGAATCAACGTCACACTTAAGG GAAACCCAGTGAGGCAGCTGAACGAGACCATAGACTACAACGAGATGTTCAAGTGGACAGACAGTTTAGACGAGGACTACGCAGAGGCACTGGAGAGGGGCCTTCCCAGCCCCATCCTGTATGTCGCAGAGAAGTTTACCATGAACAGCCCCTGCGGCCTCTACTACCAGTACAGATACTCTGGACGATACGCCTCCGCCACCATGTG GACAGCATTCTGCTGCTGGCTGGTTGCCAACATCCTCTTCTGTATGCCTGTCATCCTCTACGCTGGTTACATGATGCTGGTCACCGGAGCCTTCATGTTCTTATCCCTTGCCTCCTTCTCCACCATATACAACCTGCCTTCCTGTATTTTCACCCTTGGGACAGCCTCCTTTCAGATTGGCTACAGTGGTTCGTTCTGGCTAGTACTAGCCACAG GTTTTCTATGTGGCCTCATTGGCATATTGGTGGTGATATTGGACTGTTTGTTCCCCAAGAAGATGAAAGAAGTGTTCAGTGTAGGagtagatgatgatgatgatgatgaagaaacCTGTTTGGGGAAAGGATACCTAAATACCAACTTTCTTGAAGGCGTGACTAGCCTAGCACCAGTGAATGTCTCTTTTGTTGTAAGTCTCAATCATGTCAGACACAATTAA